From the genome of bacterium BMS3Abin14, one region includes:
- the hipA gene encoding serine/threonine-protein kinase HipA translates to MYKDRRAGIIEEISAGYRFTYDPGFLPGGEPISVSFPLQEEPFESEELFPFFKGLLPEGWYREIVSKKLKIDKKDQFGFLMNACEDTIGAVWIRPYG, encoded by the coding sequence ATGTACAAGGACCGCCGAGCGGGTATTATCGAGGAGATCTCTGCAGGTTATCGCTTCACGTACGATCCCGGCTTTCTGCCAGGTGGGGAACCCATCTCTGTCTCCTTCCCTCTACAGGAAGAACCGTTTGAAAGTGAAGAGCTGTTCCCTTTCTTCAAGGGCCTCCTGCCTGAAGGCTGGTACCGGGAGATCGTTTCCAAAAAGCTCAAGATAGACAAAAAGGATCAGTTTGGGTTTCTGATGAACGCCTGTGAGGACACAATTGGCGCTGTGTGGATAAGGCCATATGGATGA